One window from the genome of Choloepus didactylus isolate mChoDid1 chromosome 2, mChoDid1.pri, whole genome shotgun sequence encodes:
- the FNDC7 gene encoding fibronectin type III domain-containing protein 7: MAGGPKKCLSLIGFGLICLKMVASAKTAPEIPTIDQAYSKISNSVTVEWATVPGATSYLLAAEDGNTVIETTVANSPGTVTGLKAATLYRITIRSISAAGRSQASPPKQAKTVLAAPILEVSSPRPDSIVVQWDAVYMATGFSVSIMRANGLGRIQKENTTNTSLTFTSLDAGTLYTIKAYAWNANGIPGDDSTFNQRTSPCAPSNIQVSFDSGALKASVSWALTEGAFNYTVMALSGSSEFSCSTSFSSCTISCLQCGTEYLISVVASNDAGSSKSTAAETLKTVACAPGRVTIQEEFPGHLSVAWSSVKLGDYYVAFVKSDDGLEVHCNTSLTQCNFLSECGFTYFISVFAYNKAGQSPLGDVFNYTTAPCCPRDINPVFVSSDRVEIVWSPVRGAELYETKAVDGYNVVECNDTVPACTLSALECDTKYNITVYSFSEVRGSNMSCTSQFITTAPCSPEIKHVSKDASSIINVHWQSTNDDATYTVTAQGEKGLYQCSSRGESCTMAGLPCGSVFSIAAVAETQAGQSLPSYSVLLETVPCCPAGLTVTHVTQSVINVSWTIGTGVQTFEAVLESHAGQSKCHTHQNHCLLGCIVCGVNYTVALKTISATGLSVDCAYQSHSSSACCPLGVKLYRLGPNGIRIYWQASRGSANYSTDLYGSKGIFTCVPSAGLSFCDVTEIPCGDVYTVMVSPVAETGLKLTFCPKKIYSVTCSGSTLGMVIYRGKRNTE, translated from the exons ATGGCTGGTGGACCCAAGAAATGTTTGTCATTGATTGGATTCGGTCTTATCTGTCTTAAAATG gTTGCTTCAGCAAAAACAg CTCCTGAAATACCCACTATTGATCAGGCATATTCAAAAATCAGCAACAGTGTCACCGTGGAATGGGCTACAGTGCCAGGAGCCACCAGTTACCTCCTGGCGGCTGAAGACGGAAATACGGTCATTGAAACCACGGTGGCAAATTCCCCAGGCACTGTGACAGGTCTGAAGGCTGCGACCTTGTACCGAATCACCATCAGATCCATCAGTGCCGCTGGGAGAAGCCAGGCATCGCCCCCAAAGCAGGCAAAGACAG tgTTGGCTGCACCAATTCTAGAAGTAAGCTCTCCAAGACCAGACTCTATTGTGGTGCAGTGGGATGCTGTATATATGGCAACTGGATTCTCCGTGTCCATTATGCGAGCTAATGGCTTGGGTAGAATACAGAAAGAGAATACCACAAACACCTCCTTGACATTCACCAGTTTAGATGCTGGGACTCTCTACACCATAAAGGCCTATGCGTGGAATGCCAATGGAATCCCTGGAGATGACTCCACCTTCAATCAGAGAACAA GTCCTTGTGCACCTTCCAACATTCAAGTCTCTTTTGATAGTGGGGCTCTGAAGGCATCTGTTTCATGGGCACTGACAGAAGGAGCTTTCAACTATACCGTGATGGCTTTGAGTGGCTCTTCAGAGTTCAGCTGTAGTACCTCTTTCAGTTCCTGCACCATCTCTTGCCTCCAGTGTGGAACTGAATACCTGATTTCAGTTGTAGCAAGTAATGATGCTGGATCTAGCAAATCAACTGCAGCAGAGACTCTGAAAACTG TTGCTTGTGCACCTGGAAGAGTGACGATCCAAGAAGAATTCCCCGGCCACCTGTCTGTTGCTTGGTCCAGTGTCAAGTTGGGTGATTACTATGTGGCCTTTGTGAAGAGTGATGATGGCTTGGAAGTACACTGTAACACATCCCTCACCCAGTGCAATTTCCTGTCTGAATGTGGCTTCACTTACTTTATTAGTGTTTTTGCTTATAACAAGGCGGGACAGAGTCCTTTGGGTGACGTGTTCAATTATACCACAG CTCCCTGTTGTCCCAGAGACATTAACCCCGTGTTCGTGTCCAGTGACAGAGTGGAGATCGTCTGGTCTCCTGTCCGTGGTGCCGAACTTTACGAAACCAAGGCTGTGGATGGGTACAACGTGGTTGAATGCAATGATACTGTCCCTGCTTGCACCCTTTCAGCTCTAGAATGTGACACCAAGTACAACATCACGGTGTATTCATTCAGCGAAGTCCGGGGCAGCAATATGTCATGCACATCCCAATTTATAACCACAG CTCCTTGCAGTCCTGAAATAAAACATGTTTCCAAGGATGCGTCCTCTATAATTAATGTGCACTGGCAATCCACCAATGATGATGCTACCTATACGGTGACTGCACAAGGAGAGAAAGGGCTGTACCAGTGCAGTAGCAGGGGGGAGTCTTGCACCATGGCAGGCCTGCCCTGCGGCTCGGTGTTCTCCATCGCCGCTGTGGCTGAGACCCAGGCGGGACAGAGCCTGCCCAGCTACAGTGTGCTCCTAGAAACAG TGCCGTGCTGTCCAGCTGGTCTGACAGTAACTCATGTCACCCAGTCGGTAATCAACGTGAGCTGGACCATTGGGACTGGGGTGCAAACCTTTGAAGCCGTTCTGGAGTCACACGCTGGACAGTCTAAATGCCACACCCATCAAAACCACTGCCTCCTGGGATGCATCGTGTGTGGTGTCAATTACacagtggcattaaaaacaatTAGTGCCACTGGGCTGTCTGTGGACTGTGCCTACCAAAGTCATTCCTCTA GTGCCTGCTGCCCTTTGGGGGTGAAATTATATAGATTGGGCCCTAATGGCATCCGGATCTACTGGCAAGCCTCCAGGGGTTCCGCCAATTACAGCACTGACCTCTATGGCTCCAAAGGCATTTTCACGTGTGTCCCAAGCGCTGGCCTCAGTTTCTGTGACGTCACTGAGATTCCCTGCGGGGATGTATATACTGTGATGGTCTCTCCAGTTGCTGAAACAGGACTGAAGCTTACTTTCTGtccaaaaaaaatatattcag